A genomic region of Paroedura picta isolate Pp20150507F chromosome 4, Ppicta_v3.0, whole genome shotgun sequence contains the following coding sequences:
- the IP6K3 gene encoding inositol hexakisphosphate kinase 3 isoform X1 codes for MVVQSNLDIGESRKGVLLEPFVHQVGGHMSMMKYDEHTVCKPLVSQEQWFYETLPTAMKQFTPQYKGAGSGSVCANHLGVSRDWNQQVHRAPGGSQGIISVHLKKDSMGNLSLIANPQTDNRSSLDNASKESSMTIWQKLNQVNSSSSSSSGQTFVKWDHSPLTNNIKDSCQGKAVLQTGLQYHRDVSSLMENTNGNQAEKNSYNPWGLRCHKQHLSRLSSKCNENKLHQFLLLENVVSKYTYPCVLDLKMGTRQHGDDASEEKKARQIKKCEQSTSASLGVRICGMQVYQADNVQYLCNDKYYGRKLSPDGFKQALRQFLHNGIHLRTDLAEPIVYQLKVLLSIIKKQSSYRFYSSSLLIIYEGLEKMIDNHTQGHCQNTSSTVPHGNSHPKVDVRMIDFAHTTYEGSRYNQTVYDGPDHGYIFGLENLIKIIQNISMGE; via the exons ATGGTGGTACAGAGTAACCTGGACATTGGAGAGAGTAGGAAAGGGGTCTTACTTGAGCCATTTGTCCACCAAGTTGGAGGCCACATGAGCATGATGAAGTATGATGAGCACACTGTCTGCAAGCCTCTTGTTTCCCAGGAACAATGGTTCTACGAGACTCTCCCTACAGCGATGAAACAGTTCACACCTCAGTACAAAG GAGCAGGGTCTGGTTCTGTATGTGCTAATCACCTGGGAGTATCAAGGGACTGGAATCAACAGGTGCACAGGGCCCCAGGTGGAAGCCAAG GCATCATTTCTGTGCACCTCAAGAAGGACAGCATGGGCAACCTGAGTCTCATAGCCAACCCACAAACAGACAACCGCAGCTCACTGGACAATGCTTCAAAGGAGTCTTCAATGACAATATGGCAGAAGCTCAACCAggtgaacagcagcagcagcagcagcagtggccagaCATTTGTCAAATGGGATCACAGTCCCCTCACAAACAACATCAAAGACAG CTGCCAAGGGAAAGCAGTATTACAGACAGGCCTTCAGTACCACAGAGATGTGTCCTCGCTTATGGAGAATACCAATGGGAATCAGGCAGAAAAGAACAGCTATAACCCCTGGGGACTACGCTGCCACAAGCAGCATCTCAGTCGTCTGTCTTCCAAGTGTAATGAGAACAAACTTCACC AATTTCTGTTGCTTGAAAATGTGGTATCCAAGTATACGTATCCATGCGTTCTGGACCTGAAGATGGGAACCAGGCAGCATGGTGATGATGCatcagaagagaagaaagcacGGCAAATAAAGAAGTGTGAACAGAGCACATCAGCATCCCTTGGAGTCCGTATCTGTGGCATGCAG GTTTATCAAGCAGACAATGTCCAATACCTCTGCAATGACAAGTATTATGGGCGGAAACTCTCACCAGATGGCTTCAAGCAGGCCCTCCGTCAGTTTCTGCACAATGGTATACATCTCAGAACCGACCTTGCAGAACCCATTGTGTATCAGCTGAAGGTTCTGCTATCCATCATCAAAAAACAGAGCTCTTACCGGTTCTACTCCAGCTCACTTCTCATCATTTATGAGGGACTGGAGAAAATGATTGACAACCACACTCAGGGGCACTGTCAGAACACTAGCAGCACCGTTCCACATGGAAACAGCCACCCCAAAGTTGATGTCCGCATGATAGACTTTGCTCACACAACATATGAAGGTTCAAGGTATAATCAGACTGTCTATGATGGACCAGACCACGGCTATATTTTTGGTCTAGAAAACCTAATAAAAATTATTCAAAACATCTCAATGGGTGAATGA
- the IP6K3 gene encoding inositol hexakisphosphate kinase 3 isoform X3, which translates to MGNLSLIANPQTDNRSSLDNASKESSMTIWQKLNQVNSSSSSSSGQTFVKWDHSPLTNNIKDSCQGKAVLQTGLQYHRDVSSLMENTNGNQAEKNSYNPWGLRCHKQHLSRLSSKCNENKLHQFLLLENVVSKYTYPCVLDLKMGTRQHGDDASEEKKARQIKKCEQSTSASLGVRICGMQVYQADNVQYLCNDKYYGRKLSPDGFKQALRQFLHNGIHLRTDLAEPIVYQLKVLLSIIKKQSSYRFYSSSLLIIYEGLEKMIDNHTQGHCQNTSSTVPHGNSHPKVDVRMIDFAHTTYEGSRYNQTVYDGPDHGYIFGLENLIKIIQNISMGE; encoded by the exons ATGGGCAACCTGAGTCTCATAGCCAACCCACAAACAGACAACCGCAGCTCACTGGACAATGCTTCAAAGGAGTCTTCAATGACAATATGGCAGAAGCTCAACCAggtgaacagcagcagcagcagcagcagtggccagaCATTTGTCAAATGGGATCACAGTCCCCTCACAAACAACATCAAAGACAG CTGCCAAGGGAAAGCAGTATTACAGACAGGCCTTCAGTACCACAGAGATGTGTCCTCGCTTATGGAGAATACCAATGGGAATCAGGCAGAAAAGAACAGCTATAACCCCTGGGGACTACGCTGCCACAAGCAGCATCTCAGTCGTCTGTCTTCCAAGTGTAATGAGAACAAACTTCACC AATTTCTGTTGCTTGAAAATGTGGTATCCAAGTATACGTATCCATGCGTTCTGGACCTGAAGATGGGAACCAGGCAGCATGGTGATGATGCatcagaagagaagaaagcacGGCAAATAAAGAAGTGTGAACAGAGCACATCAGCATCCCTTGGAGTCCGTATCTGTGGCATGCAG GTTTATCAAGCAGACAATGTCCAATACCTCTGCAATGACAAGTATTATGGGCGGAAACTCTCACCAGATGGCTTCAAGCAGGCCCTCCGTCAGTTTCTGCACAATGGTATACATCTCAGAACCGACCTTGCAGAACCCATTGTGTATCAGCTGAAGGTTCTGCTATCCATCATCAAAAAACAGAGCTCTTACCGGTTCTACTCCAGCTCACTTCTCATCATTTATGAGGGACTGGAGAAAATGATTGACAACCACACTCAGGGGCACTGTCAGAACACTAGCAGCACCGTTCCACATGGAAACAGCCACCCCAAAGTTGATGTCCGCATGATAGACTTTGCTCACACAACATATGAAGGTTCAAGGTATAATCAGACTGTCTATGATGGACCAGACCACGGCTATATTTTTGGTCTAGAAAACCTAATAAAAATTATTCAAAACATCTCAATGGGTGAATGA
- the IP6K3 gene encoding inositol hexakisphosphate kinase 3 isoform X2, translating into MVVQSNLDIGESRKGVLLEPFVHQVGGHMSMMKYDEHTVCKPLVSQEQWFYETLPTAMKQFTPQYKGIISVHLKKDSMGNLSLIANPQTDNRSSLDNASKESSMTIWQKLNQVNSSSSSSSGQTFVKWDHSPLTNNIKDSCQGKAVLQTGLQYHRDVSSLMENTNGNQAEKNSYNPWGLRCHKQHLSRLSSKCNENKLHQFLLLENVVSKYTYPCVLDLKMGTRQHGDDASEEKKARQIKKCEQSTSASLGVRICGMQVYQADNVQYLCNDKYYGRKLSPDGFKQALRQFLHNGIHLRTDLAEPIVYQLKVLLSIIKKQSSYRFYSSSLLIIYEGLEKMIDNHTQGHCQNTSSTVPHGNSHPKVDVRMIDFAHTTYEGSRYNQTVYDGPDHGYIFGLENLIKIIQNISMGE; encoded by the exons ATGGTGGTACAGAGTAACCTGGACATTGGAGAGAGTAGGAAAGGGGTCTTACTTGAGCCATTTGTCCACCAAGTTGGAGGCCACATGAGCATGATGAAGTATGATGAGCACACTGTCTGCAAGCCTCTTGTTTCCCAGGAACAATGGTTCTACGAGACTCTCCCTACAGCGATGAAACAGTTCACACCTCAGTACAAAG GCATCATTTCTGTGCACCTCAAGAAGGACAGCATGGGCAACCTGAGTCTCATAGCCAACCCACAAACAGACAACCGCAGCTCACTGGACAATGCTTCAAAGGAGTCTTCAATGACAATATGGCAGAAGCTCAACCAggtgaacagcagcagcagcagcagcagtggccagaCATTTGTCAAATGGGATCACAGTCCCCTCACAAACAACATCAAAGACAG CTGCCAAGGGAAAGCAGTATTACAGACAGGCCTTCAGTACCACAGAGATGTGTCCTCGCTTATGGAGAATACCAATGGGAATCAGGCAGAAAAGAACAGCTATAACCCCTGGGGACTACGCTGCCACAAGCAGCATCTCAGTCGTCTGTCTTCCAAGTGTAATGAGAACAAACTTCACC AATTTCTGTTGCTTGAAAATGTGGTATCCAAGTATACGTATCCATGCGTTCTGGACCTGAAGATGGGAACCAGGCAGCATGGTGATGATGCatcagaagagaagaaagcacGGCAAATAAAGAAGTGTGAACAGAGCACATCAGCATCCCTTGGAGTCCGTATCTGTGGCATGCAG GTTTATCAAGCAGACAATGTCCAATACCTCTGCAATGACAAGTATTATGGGCGGAAACTCTCACCAGATGGCTTCAAGCAGGCCCTCCGTCAGTTTCTGCACAATGGTATACATCTCAGAACCGACCTTGCAGAACCCATTGTGTATCAGCTGAAGGTTCTGCTATCCATCATCAAAAAACAGAGCTCTTACCGGTTCTACTCCAGCTCACTTCTCATCATTTATGAGGGACTGGAGAAAATGATTGACAACCACACTCAGGGGCACTGTCAGAACACTAGCAGCACCGTTCCACATGGAAACAGCCACCCCAAAGTTGATGTCCGCATGATAGACTTTGCTCACACAACATATGAAGGTTCAAGGTATAATCAGACTGTCTATGATGGACCAGACCACGGCTATATTTTTGGTCTAGAAAACCTAATAAAAATTATTCAAAACATCTCAATGGGTGAATGA